From Caretta caretta isolate rCarCar2 chromosome 16, rCarCar1.hap1, whole genome shotgun sequence, the proteins below share one genomic window:
- the PDCL gene encoding phosducin-like protein isoform X2: MGPPCFPGLLCAARPRGAPERQRDQHWWRGGPEVSPAKEPGTNTMTTLDDKLLGERLQYYYSSSEDEDSEKEDKVRESAGPDTIGGEVELRSEGTAVNTGPKGVINDWRRFKQLETEQREEQCREMERLIKKLSMTCRSQLDEEEDKQKQKELQEKINGKMTLQEYNMIHDGEDDEAFLQQYRKQRMEEMRQQLHSGQQFKQVFEISSGEGFLDTVDKEHKNTLIMIHIYEDDIPGSESVNGCMICLAAEYPTVKFCRVKSSLIGASTRFTNNALPALLIYKGGELIGNFVRITDQLGEDFFAVDLEAFLQECGLLPEKDLLLLTSICNPSACYSEDSDLEID; the protein is encoded by the exons ATGGGGCCGCCCTGCTTTCCCGGCCTCCTTTGCGCTGCTCGTCCTCGGGGGGCGCCGGAGCG TCAGCGAGACCAGCACTGGTGGAGAGGTGGCCCAGAGGTCAGCCCTGCAAAGGAGCCAGGAACT AATACCATGACTACTTTAGACGATAAACTGCTTGGTGAGAGGCTCCAGTACTACTACAGCAGCAGTGAAGATGAGGACAGTGAGAAGGAAGATAAGGTCAGAGAGAGCGCCGGTCCCGACACGATTGGTGGGGAGGTGGAGCtgaggagcgagggcactgcagtTAACACAG GTCCAAAGGGTGTCATAAATGATTGGCGAAGATTCAAGCAACTGGAGACGGAGCAGCGAGAGGAGCAGTGCAGAGAGATGGAACGACTTATAAAAAAGTTATCCATGACTTGCAGATCTCAATTGGATGAAGAGGAGGATAAACAGAAGCAGAAAGAACTTCAggaaaaaatcaatggaaag ATGACTTTACAAGAATATAACATGATTCATGATGGCGAAGATGATGAAGCCTTTTTACAGCAGTACAGGAAGCAGCGAATGGAGGAGATGAGGCAGCAGCTGCATAGCGGGCAGCAGTTTAAGCAGGTTTTTGAGATCAGCAGTGGGGAAGGGTTTTTGGACACTGTTGATAAAGAACACAAGAACACGCTGATCATGATCCACATCTATGAAGATGACATCCCTGGCTCTGAATCTGTGAATGGCTGCATGATCTGTCTTGCTGCTGAATACCCTACAGTCAAATTTTGTCGAGTAAAGAGTTCCCTGATTGGTGCCAGCACTCGCTTTACGAATAATGCTCTACCTGCTTTGCTCATCTATAAGGGAGGGGAACTCATTGGCAACTTCGTCCGAATCACCGACCAGCTTGGAGAAGATTTTTTTGCCGTGGACCTGGAGGCTTTTTTACAGGAGTGTGGTCTGCTCCCAGAGAAGGATCTGCTGCTCCTGACTTCCATATGTAACCCATCTGCATGTTATAGTGAAGACAGTGATTTGGAGATAGACTGA
- the PDCL gene encoding phosducin-like protein isoform X1 — translation MTTLDDKLLGERLQYYYSSSEDEDSEKEDKVRESAGPDTIGGEVELRSEGTAVNTGPKGVINDWRRFKQLETEQREEQCREMERLIKKLSMTCRSQLDEEEDKQKQKELQEKINGKMTLQEYNMIHDGEDDEAFLQQYRKQRMEEMRQQLHSGQQFKQVFEISSGEGFLDTVDKEHKNTLIMIHIYEDDIPGSESVNGCMICLAAEYPTVKFCRVKSSLIGASTRFTNNALPALLIYKGGELIGNFVRITDQLGEDFFAVDLEAFLQECGLLPEKDLLLLTSICNPSACYSEDSDLEID, via the exons ATGACTACTTTAGACGATAAACTGCTTGGTGAGAGGCTCCAGTACTACTACAGCAGCAGTGAAGATGAGGACAGTGAGAAGGAAGATAAGGTCAGAGAGAGCGCCGGTCCCGACACGATTGGTGGGGAGGTGGAGCtgaggagcgagggcactgcagtTAACACAG GTCCAAAGGGTGTCATAAATGATTGGCGAAGATTCAAGCAACTGGAGACGGAGCAGCGAGAGGAGCAGTGCAGAGAGATGGAACGACTTATAAAAAAGTTATCCATGACTTGCAGATCTCAATTGGATGAAGAGGAGGATAAACAGAAGCAGAAAGAACTTCAggaaaaaatcaatggaaag ATGACTTTACAAGAATATAACATGATTCATGATGGCGAAGATGATGAAGCCTTTTTACAGCAGTACAGGAAGCAGCGAATGGAGGAGATGAGGCAGCAGCTGCATAGCGGGCAGCAGTTTAAGCAGGTTTTTGAGATCAGCAGTGGGGAAGGGTTTTTGGACACTGTTGATAAAGAACACAAGAACACGCTGATCATGATCCACATCTATGAAGATGACATCCCTGGCTCTGAATCTGTGAATGGCTGCATGATCTGTCTTGCTGCTGAATACCCTACAGTCAAATTTTGTCGAGTAAAGAGTTCCCTGATTGGTGCCAGCACTCGCTTTACGAATAATGCTCTACCTGCTTTGCTCATCTATAAGGGAGGGGAACTCATTGGCAACTTCGTCCGAATCACCGACCAGCTTGGAGAAGATTTTTTTGCCGTGGACCTGGAGGCTTTTTTACAGGAGTGTGGTCTGCTCCCAGAGAAGGATCTGCTGCTCCTGACTTCCATATGTAACCCATCTGCATGTTATAGTGAAGACAGTGATTTGGAGATAGACTGA